Proteins encoded in a region of the Labeo rohita strain BAU-BD-2019 chromosome 22, IGBB_LRoh.1.0, whole genome shotgun sequence genome:
- the micos13 gene encoding MICOS complex subunit MIC13, translating into MAAKILPVVKFATKVTIAGGALYVAYDSGLLGDGKEGSVALGRAKAAIPPAVEEWMKYFGFELPATPKIEFSPLDAWNSGVQKSIHALSVAPSTVSDYTKQGFQYVKDLTK; encoded by the exons ATGGCTGCTAAGATTTTGCCTGTAGTCAA GTTTGCAACAAAAGTTACTATTGCAGGTGGCGCCCTATATGTCGCATATGATTCAGGACTTCTTGGAGATGGTAAAGAGGGTTCTGTCGCCTTGGGCCGAGCTAAAGCTGCCATCCCACCTGCTGTGGAGGAGTGGATGAAGTATTTTGGCTTTGAG cttCCTGCCACACCGAAAATTGAGTTCTCGCCACTGGATGCATGGAACTCag ggGTCCAGAAGTCTATCCATGCCTTATCGGTTGCTCCATCCACAGTTAGTGACTACACCAAACAAGGCTTCCAATATGTTAAAGACCTCACAAAATAA
- the LOC127153382 gene encoding CUB and peptidase domain-containing protein 2, with translation MIISVFLLVTLLPHLTLPASVQVGIVNGTEAKPHSRPYMVSIQKNNKHICGGFLVSERFVMTAAHCFKNGDNLTVVVGAHDCTKGSRHMDVKFYHIHPGYDSEYLLNDIMLIQLNEKVNKTKNISWIPIPKKDKDIKAKTKVKCSVAGWGKKNTQGRSSAKLMEVNVTIIDPKECMKYWGKDYSTSRMVCAGGPGGFCQGDSGGPLVCNNVAVGVVSYNERNNCNSPTRPNVYTKISKFLSWIKAILGGVKQELNKKAVLGGKVKTVKIPHQHYSIKNNTQCLVAGWGSTKQRKVVNDLLALNVSTVDIRDCKEAWKQYKKDIPQLPPNIICAGGYKQNGGVCLGDSGGPLVCNSVAVGIVSFNIKGCKYPDSYINDWWSHQQHLIKMSAAHVLLLSVTLTSLLLTGTFGADIINGKKAKKNSMLYMASVQIDGKHKCGGFLIHPSYVLTAAHCDLSGNMTVILGTHNISPQGANMKRYTVQNKHRHPSFQNTKNGNDIMLLKLSKKLKTGKGLKTIKIPSKDKPLKKKAKCQVAGWGQTEQEKVVNDLLVTDVSPVNSTICQTMWKKVRVKLPDNILCAGGFETKSGACQGDSGGPLVCSGTAVGIVSFNMGRCDYPNVPNVYTEISKYRTWIKNIIKGGA, from the exons ATGATCATCTCCGTGTTTTTGCTAGTCACCCTGCTACCACATCTGACCCTCCCAG cATCTGTGCAAGTGGGTATAGTGAACGGCACAGAAGCCAAACCTCATTCAAGACCATACATGGTTTCGattcagaaaaacaacaaacacatcTGCGGTGGCTTCCTTGTGTCTGAACGGTTTGTCATGACGGCTGCACATTGCTTTAAAAA TGGAGATAACCTGACAGTTGTGGTTGGAGCTCATGATTGCACTAAGGGTTCTCGCCACATGGATGTGAAGTTCTACCACATCCACCCTGGGTATGACTCTGAATATCTGCTAAATGACATCATGCTAATTCAG CTAAATGAAAAGGTCAATAAGACCAAGAACATCAGCTGGATCCCCATACCAAAAAAAGATAAGGACATCAAGGCCAAGACCAAGGTCAAATGCAGTGTTGCgggatgggggaaaaaaaacacccaaGGCAGATCAAGTGCTAAACTTATGGAGGTGAACGTCACCATCATTGACCCAAAAGAGTGTATGAAGTACTGGGGAAAAGATTACTCCACCTCACGCATGGTGTGTGCAGGTGGTCCTGGAGGATTTTGCCAG GGGGATTCTGGAGGGCCCTTGGTGTGCAATAATGTTGCAGTTGGTGTTGTTTCATACAATGAGAGAAACAACTGTAACTCACCTACACGACCGAATGTCTACACCAAGATTTCCAAATTTCTAAGTTGGATTAAAGCAATTCTTGGAGGTGTAAAGCAAGAGctcaacaa GAAAGCAGTTCTGGGAGGAAAGGTGAAGACTGTGAAAATCCCACATCAACATTACAGCATTAAAAACAACACCCAGTGCTTGGTTGCTGGATGGGGTTCCACTAAACAGCGTAAAGTAGTTAATGACCTTTTGGCCTTGAACGTATCAACTGTCGACATCCGCGACTGCAAGGAAGCATGGAAGCAATACAAAAAGGACATCCCACAACTTCCACCAAACATCATCTGTGCTGGAGGATATAAGCAGAATGGAGGAGTGTGCTTG GGTGATTCTGGAGGCCCGCTGGTGTGCAATTCAGTGGCTGTGGGAATTGTCTCCTTCAACATAAAGGGGTGTAAATATCCTGAT AGCTATATAAATGACTGGTGGTCGCACCAGCAGCATCTTATCAAAATGAGTGCAGCACACGTCCTGTTGCTCTCAGTGACTTTGACGAGCTTGCTACTGACTG GCACTTTTGGAGCTGATATCATCAATGGCAAAAAAGCCAAGAAGAACTCCATGCTGTACATGGCATCAGTGCAGATTGATGGAAAACACAAATGTGGAGGATTCCTGATCCACCCAAGCTACGTGCTCACAGCTGCACACTGCGATCTAAG TGGCAACATGACTGTGATTCTGGGCACCCACAACATTAGTCCACAAGGAGCAAATATGAAAAGATATACGGTGCAAAATAAACATAGACATCCATCCTTCCAAAATACCAAAAATGGGAATGACATCATGCTTCTGAAG cTGTCCAAGAAACTGAAAACTGGCAAAGGTCTGAAAACCATCAAAATCCCAAGCAAGGACAAACCACTAAAGAAAAAGGCCAAGTGCCAGGTTGCAGGATGGGGTCAAACTGAACAGGAAAAAGTGGTGAATGATCTGCTGGTGACAGATGTGTCACCTGTCAACTCCACCATCTGCCAGACAATGTGGAAAAAAGTGCGAGTCAAGCTCCCAGACAACATCCTGTGTGCTGGGGGTTTCGAGACCAAAAGTGGCGCTTGCCAG GGTGATTCGGGTGGACCATTGGTGTGCAGCGGGACAGCAGTGGGGATTGTCTCTTTCAACATGGGACGCTGTGACTACCCTAACGTTCCCAATGTTTACACTGAAATTTCAAAATACAGAACCTGGATCAAGAACATAATCAAAGGAGGAGCTTGA